A section of the bacterium genome encodes:
- a CDS encoding zinc ribbon domain-containing protein, whose protein sequence is MPTYEYECLKCGYEFEKFQNMSDEPVKKCSKCKGNVRRLIGAGAGIISKGSSQDIPCCGMNAACANAKYCEGCKT, encoded by the coding sequence ATGCCCACTTATGAGTATGAGTGTTTAAAGTGTGGTTATGAATTTGAGAAATTTCAAAACATGAGTGACGAACCAGTTAAGAAATGTTCGAAATGTAAAGGGAATGTTAGAAGACTAATAGGTGCTGGAGCAGGAATTATATCCAAAGGATCATCACAGGATATACCATGTTGCGGAATGAATGCTGCCTGTGCCAACGCCAAGTATTGCGAAGGATGCAAAACCTGA
- a CDS encoding virulence RhuM family protein, whose amino-acid sequence MLDQNKSQLIIYQTETGETKIDVRFQDETVWLSQQLMAELFRTTKQNVSLHIRNIYEEEELSPQATVKEFLTVQKEGERKVRRKVEFYNLDMIISVGYRIKSRVATHFRQWATRHLREYIVKGFVLDDERLKNPNQPFDYYDELIRRIQDIRTSERRFYQKITDIYATSVDYDPTNEMSIDFFKTVQNKMHWAITGKTAAEIIHKRADSKKANMGLTSWRGVKIRKDDVEIAKNYLDEKELMALNNLVEQYLIFAEGQAMRRIPMYMRGWITKLDSFLQLNEREILMHAGKISHQIAMEAAEKEYEKYSKKRQIAYDKRENSFDVLVNETKKIESKKGTHTMLTSKMVRG is encoded by the coding sequence ATGTTAGATCAAAATAAATCACAGCTTATTATTTACCAGACCGAAACAGGTGAAACTAAGATTGACGTGAGGTTCCAAGATGAAACGGTATGGCTGTCTCAACAGTTAATGGCAGAACTATTTCGGACAACCAAGCAAAACGTAAGTCTTCATATTAGAAATATTTATGAAGAAGAGGAATTGTCGCCTCAAGCAACTGTCAAGGAATTCTTGACAGTTCAAAAAGAAGGCGAACGAAAAGTTAGACGTAAAGTAGAATTTTATAATCTCGATATGATTATATCTGTTGGGTATCGCATTAAGTCTAGGGTAGCAACTCATTTCAGACAATGGGCAACACGTCATTTAAGGGAATATATAGTTAAAGGGTTTGTTTTAGATGATGAGCGGCTTAAGAATCCGAATCAGCCGTTTGATTATTATGATGAGTTAATTAGACGTATTCAGGATATACGAACATCCGAACGGCGTTTTTATCAAAAAATCACAGATATTTATGCCACAAGCGTTGACTATGACCCAACAAATGAAATGAGTATTGATTTTTTTAAGACCGTTCAAAATAAGATGCATTGGGCGATTACAGGGAAAACCGCTGCAGAAATTATTCATAAAAGAGCAGACAGTAAGAAAGCAAATATGGGATTAACAAGTTGGCGGGGAGTAAAAATTCGCAAAGATGATGTAGAAATTGCGAAAAACTATTTAGACGAAAAAGAATTGATGGCTTTAAATAATTTAGTTGAACAATATTTGATTTTTGCAGAGGGACAGGCAATGAGACGTATTCCAATGTATATGAGAGGTTGGATTACTAAGTTGGATTCCTTTCTGCAACTCAACGAAAGAGAAATATTGATGCACGCAGGGAAAATATCGCATCAGATTGCCATGGAAGCCGCAGAGAAGGAATACGAAAAATATTCTAAAAAAAGACAGATTGCTTAT